The Mastacembelus armatus chromosome 9, fMasArm1.2, whole genome shotgun sequence genome contains a region encoding:
- the asb6 gene encoding ankyrin repeat and SOCS box protein 6 — protein MPFLHGFRRIIYEYQPLVDAIMCVVALEEGHRSHDDSVRDPEEESGLCRSLVELLERESQSEVFVEGISYALFKVAERGLVFAAEILLRYGADLNFEDPVSYYNPLHIAVLRNRPNMVKQLVGHGADIEKRDRIHESSPLDLASEESERLPCLITLLDLGADVNAKDKHGKTPLLHALASSDGLTVHNTENIQLLLQRGGDVNAATVDGETVESSLVFLVKEALEANVEDAAEIGKFCLKTAQLLLAHGVDPSCCLNEDGEPSLTQTSLEHFDLLFPLAVLLIQSGASLVCSYHGDSCWSGYNLLFQRLQTALQQCSDQSHASELLEQAEVLLNLARVNIPKLHLPPRLELPVPGQDPFPYAQALVDLHNRVIEHEACPPPLRCLCRAFIRNQLQPWPLEDKVKALPLPDRLKDFLLPEQSYTPKPGWDCFKPQQSQR, from the exons ATGCCTTTCCTCCACGGGTTTCGCCGCATCATCTATGAGTACCAGCCGCTGGTGGACGCGATAATGTGTGTTGTTGCGCTGGAGGAAGGGCACAGAAGTCACGATGACAG TGTGAGAGACCCTGAGGAGGAGTCTGGTCTGTGTCGGTCTCTGGTGGAGCTTCTGGAGCGGGAGTCTCAGTCAGAGGTGTTTGTGGAGGGCATCAGCTACGCTCTGTTTAAAGTGGCAGAGCGGGGTCTGGTGTTTGCTGCTGAAATCCTCCTACGCTATGGAGCTGATCTTAACTTTGAAG ACCCAGTGTCGTACTACAATCCACTGCATATAGCCGTTTTAAGGAATAGGCCAAACATGGTGAAGCAGCTGGTCGGGCATGGAGCAGACATTGAAAAAAGGGACAGG ATCCATGAGAGCAGTCCCTTGGATCTTGCCAGTGAGGAGTCGGAGAGGCTACCCTGCCTGATCACCCTGCTTGACCTGGGTGCTGATGTGAATGCAAAGGATAAACATG gaaaaacacctTTGCTCCATGCTTTGGCGAGCAGCGACGGACTCACTGTGCACAACACAGAGAATATCCAGCTTCTACTCCAGAGAG GTGGTGATGTTAATGCTGCTACTGTAGACGGCGAAACAGTTGAGTCTTCGCTGGTGTTTCTGGTTAAGGAGGCTCTGGAAGCTAATGTGGAGGATGCTGCTGAGATCGGCAAATTCTGCTTGAAGACCGCACAGCTACTTCTGGCTCACGGTGTGGACCCCAGCTGCTGTCTGAATGAGGATGGTGAGCCCTCCCTGACACAGACAAGCCTGGAGCACTTTGACCTGCTCTTCCCACTGGCTGTGCTCTTAATCCAGAGTGGAGCCTCTCTGGTTTGTTCCTACCACGGTGACTCCTGTTGGTCAGGTTACAACCTCCTTTTCCAGCGCCTCCAGACAGCCCTGCAGCAGTGCTCTGATCAAAGTCATGCCTCTGAGCTCCTGGAACAGGCTGAGGTGTTGCTCAACTTAGCGAGGGTAAACATCCCTAAGCTACACCTGCCTCCCAGGCTGGAGCTACCTGTACCTGGTCAGGACCCTTTCCCATATGCTCAGGCTCTGGTAGACTTGCACAACCGGGTAATAGAGCATGAAgcatgtcctcctcctctgcgATGCCTTTGTAGGGCATTCATAAGGAACCAGCTACAGCCTTGGCCCCTGGAAGACAAAGTCAAAGCCTTACCTTTACCAGACAGACTGAAAGACTTTCTTCTTCCTGAACAATCATACACCCCAAAACCTGGCTGGGATTGCTTCAAGCCCCAACAGAGTCAGCGCTGA
- the LOC113138878 gene encoding immediate early response gene 5-like protein: MECAFDAQNLISISLRKIQSSRTQRGGIKLHKNLLVTYVLRNARQFYMSKNLSQTQRTHQYEDVAAVRERQEYLELTGSFTELADDFYCNFTGVESGTWHCGAHQPNGQPAEVAHQDASGCAMVSPSDSDLMVSEACWSCADKSSWELPIPNTQVNQKTVLDLDTHVVTTVTNGYFHSDCCAQPKQPQGAQCYTKKRKMDTSFYIVDPEFYLPDFVPVPCKRMRTDDDSHSDSDQLDSTNISNLISVLGSGGLSEFVSWQQTDLEQIFAAQTICLKHTLLTGSGWTRAIEAF; the protein is encoded by the coding sequence ATGGAGTGTGCATTTGACGCACAGAATCTGATCTCCATTTCTTTGAGGAAAATCCAAAGCTCCAGGACGCAGAGAGGAGGCATCAAGCTCCACAAGAACTTACTGGTAACGTATGTACTGAGAAACGCCAGGCAGTTTTATATGAGCAAAAACTTGTCGCAAACGCAGAGGACGCATCAGTATGAGGATGTAGCTGCGGTCCGTGAAAGGCAAGAATACCTTGAATTGACCGGGAGCTTTACTGAGTTGGCCGATGACTTCTACTGCAACTTTACTGGGGTTGAGTCGGGTACTTGGCACTGCGGAGCGCACCAGCCCAACGGCCAACCTGCAGAGGTGGCGCACCAAGACGCATCTGGCTGCGCAATGGTTTCACCAAGTGACTCTGATCTCATGGTTTCGGAAGCCTGTTGGAGTTGTGCAGACAAATCCTCCTGGGAGTTACCTATCCCAAACACACAAGTCAACCAAAAGACTGTCCTGGATTTAGACACGCATGTGGTGACTACTGTCACGAATGGATACTTCCACTCAGACTGTTGCGCGCAGCCAAAACAGCCGCAGGGCGCGCAGTGCTACACTAAAAAGCGAAAGATGGACACAAGTTTTTATATTGTTGATCCAGAGTTTTATTTGCCAGACTTCGTGCCGGTGCCGTGCAAAAGGATGAGGACTGATGATGATTCACACTCAGACTCGGACCAGTTGGACAGCACAAACATCTCTAACCTGATCTCAGTGTTGGGTTCAGGTGGACTATCTGAGTTTGTGAGTTGGCAGCAGACGGACCTTGAACAAATATTCGCCGCTCAGACAATTTGTTTAAAACATACATTGTTGACAGGCAGCGGCTGGACCAGAGCTATCGAAGCGTTTTGA
- the LOC113138734 gene encoding carnitine O-acetyltransferase-like isoform X2, translating into MLGVFVRTALRPGMVKTCRLVRPVTQIPDRSLVHQEGLPKLPVPPLKQTCEHYLAALEPIVSKEELEHTRQLVEEFFKGGVGERLQKSLERRARKTDNWLSEWWMQLAYLDCRMPVAVYTSPGVVLPRMHFHDRQGQMRFAAKLIAGVLDFKKMIDTDTLPVEYLSGKPLCMDQYYKILCSCRVPGPKRDTVVNYTFGKTPPTHVTVVHNFQFFVLDVYNSDGTPLTVDQLYMQLEKIWNSSLQTNKEPIGILTSQHRNTWGKAYNNLIKDKTNKESVRAIQKSIFTVCLDAPMPRVSDELYPSRVAAQMLHGGGARWNSGNRWFDKTLQFIVGEDGTCGLVYEHAPAEGPPIVFLIDYVVKYMQKTEIVRSPMVPLPMPQKLRFNITPEVKRDIEKAKQNMNIMVHDLDVKVLMFSHFGKNVPKQHKLSPDAFVQMALQLAYFRLYNTCCSTYESASLRMFKYGRTDAIRATTVDSFQFVQGMHDLNKQNTERLALLQKAIQTHKKNTYNAIHGQAIDRHLLGLKIQSIEDLTSMPEIFMDTSFAVAQHYNLSTSQVGSKTDCVMCFGPMVPDGYGVCYNPMDEHINIAITAFNSCEETNAAKFAQAVEDALLDMRALLEDTATVKE; encoded by the exons ATGTTGGGTGTTTTTGTCAGAACCGCG CTGCGGCCAGGCATGGTGAAAACATGTCGTCTGGTCAGACCAGTGACACAGATCCCAGACAGGTCCCTGGTGCACCAGGAGGGTTTGCCTAAGCTGCCTGTGCCACCGCTGAAGCAGACATGTGAGCACTACCTGGCTGCTCTGGAGCCCATCGTCAGCAAGGAGGAGCTGGAGCACACCCGGCAGCTGGTGGAGGAATTCTTCAAGGGCGGTGTCGGGGAAAGGTTGCAGAAAAGCCTGGAGCGACGAGCACGCAAGACAGACAACTGG TTGTCAGAATGGTGGATGCAGTTGGCCTACCTAGACTGCCGTATGCCAGTGGCGGTGTACACCAGCCCTGGGGTTGTCCTTCCCCGCATGCACTTCCACGATCGCCAAGGACAGATGAg ATTTGCAGCCAAACTGATTGCAGGAGTTCtggactttaaaaaaatgattgacAC GGACACCCTGCCTGTAGAGTATCTGAGTGGGAAGCCGTTGTGTATGGACCAGTATTACAAGATCCTATGCTCCTGTCGTGTGCCTGGACCAAAGAGAGATACTGTTGTAAATTACACCTTTGGGAAAACACCACCCACTCACGTCACTGTGGTCCACAACTTCCAG tttTTTGTCTTGGATGTGTACAACAGTGATGGTACTCCGCTGACAGTAGACCAGCTTTACATGCAGCTGGAGAAGATCTGGAACTCCTCTTTGCAGACTAACAAAGAGCCAATTGGCATCCTAACATCACAGCACCGCAACACCTGGGGAAAAGCCTATAATAACCTGATAAAGG ATAAGACAAATAAGGAATCAGTCCGTGCCATCCAGAAAAGTATCTTCACAGTTTGTTTGGATGCCCCGATGCCGCGGGTGTCAGATGAGCTGTACCCGAGCCGTGTGGCTGCACAGATGCTACATGGAGGAGGAGCTCGCTGGAACAGCGGCAACCGCTGGTTTGATAAGACGTTACAG TTTATTGTTGGTGAAGACGGTACATGTGGACTGGTGTATGAACATGCGCCTGCTGAGGGTCCACCCATTGTCTTTCTCATCGATTACGTTGTTAAATACAT GCAGAAAACTGAGATAGTCCGCTCCCCCATGGTTCCACTGCCTATGCCTCAGAAACTACGTTTTAACATTACACCTGAGGTCAAGAGAGACATTGAGAAAGCcaaacaaaatatgaacat aaTGGTGCATGACTTAGATGTGAAGGTGCTTATGTTCTCtcattttggaaaaaatgtgCCAAAGCAACATAAGCTAAGTCCAGATGCGTTTGTGCAAATGGCTCTTCAGCTTGCCTACTTCAG GTTGTATAACACATGCTGCTCTACGTACGAAAGTGCATCACTACGAATGTTTAAATATGGGCGAACGGATGCAATCCGTGCAACTACTGTAGACTCATTTCAATTTGTCCAGGGAATGCACGACCTAAACAAACAG AACACAGAGAGACTGGCTCTGTTGCAGAAGGCCATTCAGACACATAAGAAGAACACGTACAAT GCAATCCATGGACAAGCCATAGATAGACACCTCCTTGGGCTGAAGATACAGAGTATTGAAGACCTGACCTCTATGCCTGAGATATTCATGGATACGTCTTTTGCTGTGGCTCAGCATTACAATCTCTCCACCAGCCAG GTTGGCTCCAAGACAGACTGTGTGATGTGCTTTGGTCCAATGGTGCCAGATGGCTATGGCGTGTGTTACAATCCCATGGATGAGCACATCAACATTGCCATCACAGCCTTCAACAGCTGTGAGGAGACAAATGCTGCCAAGTTTGCCCAGGCTGTAGAGGATGCTCTGTTGGATATGAGGGCTCTCCTGGAAGACACAGCTACAGTCAAGGAGTGA
- the LOC113138734 gene encoding carnitine O-acetyltransferase-like isoform X1 — MLGVFVRTALRPGMVKTCRLVRPVTQIPDRSLVHQEGLPKLPVPPLKQTCEHYLAALEPIVSKEELEHTRQLVEEFFKGGVGERLQKSLERRARKTDNWLSEWWMQLAYLDCRMPVAVYTSPGVVLPRMHFHDRQGQMRFAAKLIAGVLDFKKMIDTDTLPVEYLSGKPLCMDQYYKILCSCRVPGPKRDTVVNYTFGKTPPTHVTVVHNFQFFVLDVYNSDGTPLTVDQLYMQLEKIWNSSLQTNKEPIGILTSQHRNTWGKAYNNLIKDKTNKESVRAIQKSIFTVCLDAPMPRVSDELYPSRVAAQMLHGGGARWNSGNRWFDKTLQFIVGEDGTCGLVYEHAPAEGPPIVFLIDYVVKYIRQKTEIVRSPMVPLPMPQKLRFNITPEVKRDIEKAKQNMNIMVHDLDVKVLMFSHFGKNVPKQHKLSPDAFVQMALQLAYFRLYNTCCSTYESASLRMFKYGRTDAIRATTVDSFQFVQGMHDLNKQNTERLALLQKAIQTHKKNTYNAIHGQAIDRHLLGLKIQSIEDLTSMPEIFMDTSFAVAQHYNLSTSQVGSKTDCVMCFGPMVPDGYGVCYNPMDEHINIAITAFNSCEETNAAKFAQAVEDALLDMRALLEDTATVKE; from the exons ATGTTGGGTGTTTTTGTCAGAACCGCG CTGCGGCCAGGCATGGTGAAAACATGTCGTCTGGTCAGACCAGTGACACAGATCCCAGACAGGTCCCTGGTGCACCAGGAGGGTTTGCCTAAGCTGCCTGTGCCACCGCTGAAGCAGACATGTGAGCACTACCTGGCTGCTCTGGAGCCCATCGTCAGCAAGGAGGAGCTGGAGCACACCCGGCAGCTGGTGGAGGAATTCTTCAAGGGCGGTGTCGGGGAAAGGTTGCAGAAAAGCCTGGAGCGACGAGCACGCAAGACAGACAACTGG TTGTCAGAATGGTGGATGCAGTTGGCCTACCTAGACTGCCGTATGCCAGTGGCGGTGTACACCAGCCCTGGGGTTGTCCTTCCCCGCATGCACTTCCACGATCGCCAAGGACAGATGAg ATTTGCAGCCAAACTGATTGCAGGAGTTCtggactttaaaaaaatgattgacAC GGACACCCTGCCTGTAGAGTATCTGAGTGGGAAGCCGTTGTGTATGGACCAGTATTACAAGATCCTATGCTCCTGTCGTGTGCCTGGACCAAAGAGAGATACTGTTGTAAATTACACCTTTGGGAAAACACCACCCACTCACGTCACTGTGGTCCACAACTTCCAG tttTTTGTCTTGGATGTGTACAACAGTGATGGTACTCCGCTGACAGTAGACCAGCTTTACATGCAGCTGGAGAAGATCTGGAACTCCTCTTTGCAGACTAACAAAGAGCCAATTGGCATCCTAACATCACAGCACCGCAACACCTGGGGAAAAGCCTATAATAACCTGATAAAGG ATAAGACAAATAAGGAATCAGTCCGTGCCATCCAGAAAAGTATCTTCACAGTTTGTTTGGATGCCCCGATGCCGCGGGTGTCAGATGAGCTGTACCCGAGCCGTGTGGCTGCACAGATGCTACATGGAGGAGGAGCTCGCTGGAACAGCGGCAACCGCTGGTTTGATAAGACGTTACAG TTTATTGTTGGTGAAGACGGTACATGTGGACTGGTGTATGAACATGCGCCTGCTGAGGGTCCACCCATTGTCTTTCTCATCGATTACGTTGTTAAATACAT CAGGCAGAAAACTGAGATAGTCCGCTCCCCCATGGTTCCACTGCCTATGCCTCAGAAACTACGTTTTAACATTACACCTGAGGTCAAGAGAGACATTGAGAAAGCcaaacaaaatatgaacat aaTGGTGCATGACTTAGATGTGAAGGTGCTTATGTTCTCtcattttggaaaaaatgtgCCAAAGCAACATAAGCTAAGTCCAGATGCGTTTGTGCAAATGGCTCTTCAGCTTGCCTACTTCAG GTTGTATAACACATGCTGCTCTACGTACGAAAGTGCATCACTACGAATGTTTAAATATGGGCGAACGGATGCAATCCGTGCAACTACTGTAGACTCATTTCAATTTGTCCAGGGAATGCACGACCTAAACAAACAG AACACAGAGAGACTGGCTCTGTTGCAGAAGGCCATTCAGACACATAAGAAGAACACGTACAAT GCAATCCATGGACAAGCCATAGATAGACACCTCCTTGGGCTGAAGATACAGAGTATTGAAGACCTGACCTCTATGCCTGAGATATTCATGGATACGTCTTTTGCTGTGGCTCAGCATTACAATCTCTCCACCAGCCAG GTTGGCTCCAAGACAGACTGTGTGATGTGCTTTGGTCCAATGGTGCCAGATGGCTATGGCGTGTGTTACAATCCCATGGATGAGCACATCAACATTGCCATCACAGCCTTCAACAGCTGTGAGGAGACAAATGCTGCCAAGTTTGCCCAGGCTGTAGAGGATGCTCTGTTGGATATGAGGGCTCTCCTGGAAGACACAGCTACAGTCAAGGAGTGA
- the adamts13 gene encoding A disintegrin and metalloproteinase with thrombospondin motifs 13 gives MRKKRGIMVFMTLLCLLFLSPGFSALMRSPLDKKVFHHSSNQKDIVSSLGSSPYASAAGRLRRSALLPDITHLELLVVVGPDVQQVHKQDTERYILTNLNIASELLRDMTLGANMRVHLVRMIILLEPESEIQLSTNITSSLKSVCDWGRRINPSNDTNPLHADLLLYITRYDLVLPDGNKQVRGVTQLGGACSSEWSCVITEDTGFDLGITMAHEIGHSFGINHDGVGNTCSKSGFMMASDGGYNSVDLTWSPCSRQQLLTFFSAAKAECIKDLPAMGGTLQDWKPGLYYGVDDQCRIAFGSTARACSFTNPDLPACRVLSCHINPNDDSSCKRLLVPLLDGTECAPNQWCLKGQCVSPDELSSSVVVHGSWSSWSEFSPCSRTCGGGVTHRMRQCNNPRPGFGGNDCEGPDVEAELCHQQPCVNTQLDYMAEQCSQTDHQPLYLQPHKASFYTWIPAVGFAKGDEQCRYTCQSDGENFIVSRGSQFVDGTRCESDSLPLFGSTAACLKGKCQLFGCDGVLHSGKVRDTCGMCGGDGSSCSLTSDTYTGGQAREYTTFLSLPVNATQVHIVNRAPLFTHMAVMVGDRYIVSGTGSMALNVTYPSALDDNHMEYRLHLTPDLLPEKEELLLPGPLQEEINIQVYRKYGKEYGEKTNPNITYQFYMSNRNSDLADSTSKGKWVTFTTPCSVSCGSGVQKHVRVCVDEDTNNHLEEHYCETPPPPIPAHTTCQLSPCPPRWDTGRFGPCSATCGGGERVRPVSCVQKHGVDMVKVPDSDCPPDGAPDAVETCNLQHCPARWRVSEPGECSAVCGPGEAERVVSCIRPENGRDVEVDQSLCSKQIRPPDSVPCVVDVCPVGWDSKGEDQPMLKSGLLPHSRQAPVYVWSPVISQCSKTCGNGTLQVWFSCVDHHSRLGVPDFHCDASIKPSPRAGTCNTSPCPPIFFLTTRWRSKQGVCSVTCGGGVANRVLYCAQETDGEEEVVEDSECSDFSKPTAVVSCNTHSCPARWKVLRTSPCSVSCDLGVAQRVVSCVQYVHSKETVVPEENCHKVVKPATTVPCLVQVCTFRWEVKPWSQCSVACGYGIQSRAVSCIGPSKPEPLSPFLCMHMPKPITIQGCYMGSCVHTSNATSNTKTTVHTEMKGNHTEQGPHLSPTLKDMPQLRMRHVSPALQALTIPQTTPTATPTTKPSTCGQLLLEESGMVDLRDVTGRCTISIGRPLDEVIHIKVESGSLNCRKKEYVAFFDRLAFTRKCELVAHSELTTRTNILLVRQNLVTPGNGVVLTYSSQKNMKSHHQDCDIQLFSARGIFENPTMPNNNHTCRVLINAPPSVKIRIQALHIGLGFNSTNAQSTYIMIRDTDVLKTNVFKGQKLFLWHSSGNMAEIEFHGEYLRTKGSFRAEYSFMHP, from the exons ATGCGCAAGAAGAGGGGAATCATGGTTTTTATGACTCTTCTATGTCTGCTTTTTCTGTCGCCTGGCTTCAGTGCTCTAATGAGATCTCCATTGGACAAG AAGGTTTTTCATCACTCCTCTAATCAAAAAGACATTGTTTCCTCTCTTGGATCTTCTCCTTATGCCTCAg CTGCTGGGCGGCTGCGTCGGTCGGCCCTATTGCCCGATATCACACATCTGGAACTGCTGGTGGTCGTAGGACCTGATGTCCAGCAGGTCCACAAGCAGGATACAGAAAGATACATCCTCACCAACCTCAATATT GCCTCAGAGCTGTTGAGAGACATGACCCTGGGTGCCAACATGCGGGTGCACCTGGTCCGCATGATCATCCTGTTGGAGCCAGAG TCAGAGATCCAACTTTCTACCAACATCACCTCTTCtcttaaaagtgtgtgtgactggGGCAGAAGGATCAACCCCTCCAATGACACAAACCCACTACATGCTGATCTCCTGTTGTACATCACAAG GTATGACCTGGTGTTGCCTGATGGAAACAAGCAGGTGAGGGGAGTAACACAGCTGGGTGGGGCTTGTTCCAGCGAGTGGAGCTGTGTAATCACAGAGGACACGGGCTTTGACCTGGGGATCACCATGGCTCATGAAATTGGCCACAG TTTCGGAATAAACCATGATGGTGTGGGAAACACCTGCAGCAAGAGTGGATTCATGATGGCCTCTGATGGGGGCTACAACAGTGTGGATCTGACCTGGTCCCcctgcagcagacagcagctgctcacattcttcag TGCGGCGAAAGCTGAATGTATAAAAGACCTGCCTGCAATGGGAGGCACCCTGCAGGACTGGAAGCCTGGGCTATACTATGGAGTTGATGACCAGTGTCGTATAGCTTTTGGTAGCACTGCAAGAGCCTGTTCTTTCACCAATCCTGACCTG CCAGCATGTCGTGTCCTGTCCTGTCACATTAACCCTAATGATGATAGTTCCTGTAAACGTCTCCTGGTTCCGCTGCTGGATGGGACAGAGTGTGCACCTAATCAG TGGTGTCTGAAGGGGCAGTGTGTGTCCCCAGATGAACTCAGCTCCTCTGTGGTGGTGCATGGCTCCTGGTCCAGCTGGTCTGAGTTCTCCCCCTGCTCACGAACATGTGGTGGGGGAGTCACTCACCGCATGCGGCAATGCAACAACCCAAG ACCTGGTTTTGGAGGGAATGACTGTGAAGGCCCCGATGTTGAGGCTGAACTTTGTCACCAGCAG ccATGCGTGAACACCCAGTTGGATTACATGGCAGAGCAGTGTTCCCAAACAGACCATCAGCCTCTTTACCTGCAACCACACAAGGCTTCTTTCTACACTTGGATTCCTGCTGTAGGCTTTGCAAAAG GGGATGAACAGTGCAGATATACGTGCCAGTCAGATGGAGAAAACTTCATAGTGAGCCGTGGCTCTCAGTTTGTAGATGGCACTCGCTGTGAGTCAGACAGTCTGCCTCTGTTTGGCTCTACAGCTGCTTGTCTAAAAGGGAAATGCCAG CTGTTTGGCTGTGATGGTGTGCTGCATTCTGGGAAGGTGAGGGATACATGTGGGATGTGTGGTGGAGATGGATCCTCCTGCAGTTTGACATCGGATACCTACACTGGTGGTCAGGCCAGAG AATACACCACCTTCCTCTCTCTGCCAGTGAATGCCACACAGGTTCATATTGTCAACAGGGCACCTCTCTTCACTCATATGG CTGTAATGGTTGGGGATCGGTACATTGTATCTGGGACAGGCAGCATGGCGCTGAATGTGACTTACCCCTCCGCACTGGATGACAACCACATGGAATACCGCCTCCACCTGACCCCTGACCTTTTACCCGAGAaggaagagctgctgctgcctggacCACTGCAAGAGGAGATAAACATACAG gTGTATCGGAAATATGGAAAAGAAtatggagagaaaacaaacccaAATATTACTTACCAGTTCTATATGTCTAACAGAAACAGTGACTTGGCAGACAGCACATCTAAAGGCAAATGGGTTACCTTCACAACACCCTGCTCTGTCTCTTGTGGATCAG GCGTACAGAAGCATGTACGAGTCTGTGTAGATGAAGATACTAACAACCACTTGGAGGAACATTATTGTGAAACACCTCCTCCACCCATACCAGCCCACACAACCTGTCAGCTTTCTCCTTGTCCCCCAAG GTGGGACACAGGGAGGTTTGGGCCTTGCAGTGCAACCTgtggtggaggagagagagtgcGCCCTGTTAGTTGTGTTCAGAAACATGGAGTCGATATGGTAAAGGTTCCAGATTCTGATTGCCCACCTGATGGCGCTCCAGATGCTGTTGAAACATGTAACCTACAACACTGTCCTGCCAG atggCGTGTATCTGAGCCAGGGGAATGCTCAGCAGTGTGTGGGCCAGGAGAAGCGGAGCGCGTTGTGTCATGTATCCGGCCAGAAAACGGTCGGGATGTTGAAGTGGATCAAAGCCTCTGTTCAAAGCAAATAAGACCACCTGATTCAGTGCCCTGTGTGGTAGATGTCTGTCCCGTCGGATGGGATTCTAAGGGAGAG GACCAGCCCATGCTAAAGTCTGGTTTGTTGCCACACTCTAGACAAGctcctgtgtatgtgtggagcCCTGTTATCAGCCAGTGCTCAAAGACGTGTGGCAATG GAACCCTGCAGGTGTGGTTTTCCTGTGTGGATCACCACTCTAGACTGGGGGTGCCTGACTTCCACTGTGACGCCTCTATCAAACCTTCTCCTCGCGCTGGGACCTGCAACACATCTCCCTGCCCTCCCA ttttttttttaacaaccagGTGGCGCTCTAAGCAAGGGGTCTGCAGTGTAACGTGTGGAGGAGGGGTGGCCAACAGGGTGCTGTACTGCGCTCAAGAAACAgacggggaggaggaggtggtggaggattCTGAGTGCAGTGACTTTTCCAAACCCACAGCAGTGGTGTCATGTAACACCCACAGCTGCCCTGCAAG GTGGAAGGTTCTGAGAACATCGCCCTGCTCAGTGTCCTGTGATTTGGGTGTAGCTCAGAGGGTTGTGTCTTGTGTGCAGTATGTCCACAGCAAGGAGACTGTGGTGCCAGAAGAAAACTGCCACAAAGTTGTCAAACCGGCCACCACCGTGCCCTGCCTTGTCCAAGTCTGCACCTTCAGGTGGGAGGTGAAACCATGGAGCCAG tGTTCAGTAGCCTGTGGATATGGGATCCAGTCCAGAGCTGTGTCCTGTATAGGCCCCTCTAAACCTGAGCCCCTTAGCCCATTCCTTTGTATGCACATGCCCAAGCCCATCACCATCCAGGGCTGCTACATGGGCAGCTGTGTACACACATCAAACGCCACCTCTAACACCAAAACAACAGTGCATACTGAAATGAAGGGCAACCACACGGAGCAGGGACCTCACCTCTCTCCCACTCTGAAAGATATGCCACAGCTCCGCATGCGGCATGTTTCTCCAGCGCTACAGGCACTGACCATCCCGCAGACCACCCCAACAGCCACCCCAACAACTAAGCCGA GTACATGTGGACAGCTACTCCTTGAAGAATCAGGCATGGTAGATTTAAGAGACGTAACTGGCCGCTGCACAATATCCATAGGTCGACCCCTGGATGAAGTCATACACATTAAAGTGGAATCTGGCTCCTTAAATTGCAGAAAGA AGGAGTATGTGGCGTTTTTCGACCGACTGGCATTCACAAGAAAGTGTGAGCTGGTAGCACATAGTGAACTGACCACCAGAACTAACATACTGCTGGTGCGTCAAAATCTGGTCACCCCTGGGAACGGGGTTGTGCTCACCTACagttcacagaaaaacatgaagagcCACCATCAAG ATTGTGACATTCAGCTGTTTTCTGCTCGCGGCATCTTTGAAAATCCAACTATGCCCAACAATAATCACACCTGTCGAGTGCTCATCAATGCTCCACCCTCGGTGAAGATCAGAATCCAGGCGCTACACATAGGACTAGGATTCAACAGCACCAACGCCCAGTCTACATACATCATG ATCCGGGACACCGATGTCTTAAAGACCAATGTGTTTAAAGGCCAAAAGCTGTTTCTGTGGCACTCCTCTGGAAATATGGCTGAGATTGAATTTCATGGAGAATACCTGCGTACCAAGGGGAGCTTCAGAGCCGAATATTCCTTCATGCATCCGTGA